The following proteins are co-located in the Lentibacillus sp. JNUCC-1 genome:
- a CDS encoding glycosyltransferase yields the protein MLSVSKKVLVLSNMYPSKHSKTFGIFVEKQVEALKTKGVQVDVIAIRDPRKGKTFLLKKYIMFALKGLWNLMIYGKGYDVVHVHYIFPTGLLGILHKRLWKTKLIVTSHGGDIDQMSKKGSVIKKYTKKILDNADHIITVGEELKSNMEEQFSLNENKISVINMGVNRHIFHHRNRYEARQSLELPKEEKVILYVGNIIKAKGLDELVQAYKGLSNVIENPSLHLIGEPKDAMYFNELKAKAAEEETIYFHNAMNQEEVSRWMAASDVFVLPSHIEGFGLVALEAMACGLPVVGSDVGGLHYLLGDGAGIKVEPNNPKDLAEKLHIVLEDQALQKKIQQNGLKKAEKYDHLTQTEKVLSLYKN from the coding sequence ATGTTGTCAGTGTCAAAAAAAGTACTCGTACTAAGTAATATGTACCCTTCTAAGCATTCTAAAACATTCGGCATATTTGTTGAAAAACAAGTTGAAGCGCTTAAGACTAAAGGTGTGCAAGTCGATGTCATAGCCATTCGAGATCCCAGAAAGGGAAAAACGTTCCTTTTGAAAAAGTATATTATGTTTGCTTTAAAAGGGTTATGGAACTTAATGATTTACGGTAAAGGTTATGACGTTGTACATGTCCATTATATTTTCCCAACTGGCCTATTAGGCATTTTACACAAAAGACTATGGAAAACTAAGTTGATTGTGACCTCTCATGGCGGAGATATAGATCAAATGAGCAAAAAAGGGAGTGTAATTAAAAAATATACAAAAAAAATATTAGATAATGCTGATCATATCATTACTGTTGGGGAAGAGCTTAAGTCGAACATGGAAGAACAATTCTCTCTAAATGAAAATAAAATCTCTGTCATTAATATGGGTGTAAACAGACACATATTTCATCATCGAAACAGGTATGAAGCTAGACAAAGCTTGGAATTACCTAAAGAAGAAAAGGTAATTTTGTATGTTGGTAATATTATTAAAGCAAAGGGGCTTGATGAATTAGTACAAGCGTATAAAGGGCTGTCAAATGTGATTGAAAATCCTTCCCTCCATTTAATAGGGGAACCGAAAGATGCTATGTATTTTAATGAACTGAAGGCAAAGGCGGCTGAGGAAGAAACTATATATTTCCATAATGCCATGAATCAAGAAGAAGTTTCTCGTTGGATGGCGGCTTCAGATGTATTTGTACTACCTTCTCATATAGAAGGCTTTGGATTGGTTGCATTGGAGGCGATGGCTTGTGGATTGCCAGTAGTGGGATCAGATGTTGGTGGGCTTCATTATTTGCTTGGAGATGGTGCTGGAATAAAAGTTGAACCGAATAACCCAAAAGACTTGGCTGAAAAACTGCATATTGTATTGGAAGATCAAGCGTTACAAAAGAAAATACAACAGAATGGGTTAAAGAAAGCTGAAAAATATGACCATCTTACCCAGACTGAAAAAGTTTTGTCCTTATATAAAAATTAA